Proteins encoded in a region of the Oceanispirochaeta sp. genome:
- a CDS encoding nitroreductase family protein, whose protein sequence is MKTLDIDTESCTQCTLCIKECPSRALKQNSEGFPEFIKESCLKCQHCLAICPEGSLSIYGYKPEDSQVLSKESLPDLNQIELLMKGRRSTRFYKDAEIPRDEIARLLDIAYHAPTGKNNQTISFRVVYTRRQMTVFRESFYNILEQAIEKGMMSEESRFLTALVKAYREKNNDVFFRNAPHLLVAVGSEEAAIVHTDAIIASSYFELATAAAGYGALWNGYISHAINTVPALKELLKLKKHEVFSYALCFGIPDVSFKRTVQRGTVVVEVL, encoded by the coding sequence ATGAAAACATTAGATATTGATACAGAAAGTTGTACACAATGTACCCTCTGCATAAAAGAGTGCCCCTCTCGGGCACTCAAACAAAATTCTGAAGGATTTCCTGAGTTTATAAAGGAGAGCTGCCTGAAATGTCAGCACTGCCTGGCCATCTGCCCTGAAGGATCCCTTTCCATCTATGGATATAAACCGGAAGATAGTCAGGTACTATCTAAAGAGTCATTACCAGATCTTAATCAGATAGAATTATTGATGAAAGGGCGACGGTCCACCCGCTTTTATAAGGACGCTGAGATTCCCCGTGATGAGATCGCAAGGTTGCTGGACATAGCCTACCATGCCCCTACGGGTAAAAATAACCAAACTATCAGCTTCCGTGTTGTATATACCCGCCGACAAATGACTGTTTTCAGGGAGTCCTTTTACAATATTCTTGAACAGGCCATTGAAAAAGGGATGATGAGCGAGGAGAGCCGTTTTTTAACTGCTCTAGTGAAGGCTTACCGGGAGAAAAACAATGATGTCTTCTTCCGAAATGCACCCCATTTATTAGTGGCTGTCGGCAGTGAAGAGGCAGCCATTGTCCATACGGATGCCATAATTGCATCTTCCTATTTTGAACTGGCAACGGCAGCTGCCGGGTATGGTGCCTTGTGGAATGGATATATCAGTCATGCCATCAATACTGTCCCGGCACTAAAAGAACTCCTGAAGCTCAAAAAGCATGAAGTATTCTCTTATGCCCTCTGTTTTGGTATACCCGATGTGTCTTTTAAACGTACCGTGCAGCGGGGAACCGTGGTAGTGGAGGTCTTGTAA